From Pseudomonas sp. G2-4:
GCCAGCTTCGCGCCAGAGCCTGAGCCCGTGCCAGAGCCTGAAGACATCGACTACGCAGAAGACGATGACGAGCCGGGGTTCGAAGTGCGCAACCTGCGCGATCCGGGCTTCGACGAAAGCCAGCCGATGCCCGCGGCCAAACCTGCGCCTCGCCAGGTGGTTCGCACGGCTGAGGACGATGAAGACGACGACGCCTTTGCCGACCTACGGGACGAGTCGGTCACCGCAGAGCCGCAACCAGCCGCCAGGCCAGTCGCCTCGAACCAGCCACAGCACAGCGCCGTGCTGGCGGTGCAGTTGGGCGCCCAGGAGCAACTGCGTCGCCTGCCGCAAGCGCGCCTGAAGGAGCTGCTCGAGCGCTACCGCGACTGCCTCGACCAGGCCGCATCGCTTTATCAAGGCGAATTGCACACCCTGAACGACGGCAGCACCCTGATGCTGTTCCACACCGAAGACAGCGGCGACGACTACCTGACCAACGCCATTTGCTGCGGTGAATTGCTGCGGGCCCTGGGTCACCAGTTGCAGATCGAAGTCGCCGACAGCGGTATTACCTTGCAACTGCAACTGGGCCTGACCCTGGGCGATGGGCTGTTCGGCCTGAGCCAGATCGACTTGTTGCTGACCGAAACCGCCCAGGACGCCCTGGCGCTGTCGCAACACAGCCGCAACCTGCTGCTGGTGGAACGCAAGATCAACGATAACGCGCTGATCCGCCAGCGCGCCCGCATCCGCCCCATCGCCAGCCCCGAAGGTGCGTGCTGCGTGGAGCGCCTGATGGAGCCTTATCCGTCGATGCTGGAACGGCAACTGGCGCGGATGCATGAGCGCCAGGCCTGAGCCCCAGTAGCTGAAACACAGAAAGCCCGCAGATGAGTGATTGTCTGCGGGTTTTTTGTTGCCTGGGCTGGCCCCATCGCGAGCAAGCTCGCTCCCACAGGGGATCTTGCAAGCCACAGTTCCAGTGTGGGAGCGAGCTTGCTCGCGATGGGGCCAGGACAGGCACCGACGATCCAACCGACAGAAACAACAAAGCCCGCATCAACGCGGGCTTTGTCTTGTTGGCAGTCCAACCGTCAGAACCTGAACACTTCCATGTCCGTACGAATCGGCAAGGCCATGGGGATCTTATCCTTTTCCTTTTCGACCGGCTTGGCCGGGGCAGGAGCAGCCTTGCGTGGCGCTTCGGCCACTGGAGGCTGGTTGGCCAGCGGCTTGAGCGACACCGACAGCTGCTCGGCCAGGCGCTGCAAAAGCACACCTTGAGCCTGGACCTGCGCTGCGGTGGTGCCAGCATGCGGCTCTTGCAGATGCACGATGCGGTTTTCACGCACCTTGCCGCGACGGTCGATCAGCCGCCATTGAGCATCGAGCACCGCCGGTTGCGATTTACCCGAGTCGAGGCGGGTAATCGACAGCAACACCTGGACATCCGGCGTGAAGCCTTGGGTGGCCGGCGCTAATACGACGCGCTGGCTGTCCAGATGCCCAGCAACCTGACGCAGCAACAACTGATCGATATCCGAAGACAGGCTGCCGGCCCAACGACCGTCCGTAGCGGCCTGAAGGCTGCCGTCCGGTTGGCGTTGCAGTAGAGTTTCGCGTTGCAGGTAGTCGGCGATCAACACCGGGCCAAGCAAAACCGCCATGCCGGCGCTTTGCGCAGGCTGGGCCGGGGTGCCGCTGTCGAGTTGATACAGCGACACCGGCTGATTGACGCTGCAGCCCGCCAGGCCAAGCAGGCCAGCGAGCCACAAAATAGGAAGGCGCAGAGCAGTCATCGTCCCGTCCAGGTGGCGGCCACAAGGCTTACCACAGTGAAAAAAAACTTGGTCATTATGAAGAACGCTCGGCCACGCCGGCGCTTGAAAGGGCCTATCATCCGTGAATATGCGCCGCGACTCCAGCGCGAAAGCGTCGGCCTGCGGCTTTTAATCGCAGACCAAGCCCTCTAGGACGGCTGATTCAGGTTTTCGACGAGCAGTGCATCGACCCGTTGAAACCCCCTTGGAAGCTTATTGCCCCGCCGACCGCGTTCACCTTTGTAATGTTCAAGATCGTCTGCTTTCAACGAAAGCGTACGCTTTCCGGCCTGTAGCACAAGCGTGGCGCCTTCCGGCAACACTGCAATATCCGTGACATATTCCTCGCGGCTTGCCACCCGTTCGCCGGAAATACCAATAATCTTGTTGCCCTTGCCCTTACCCAATTGC
This genomic window contains:
- a CDS encoding AhpA/YtjB family protein, yielding MNRPTPVKTDNFFLLIFRALRHRRVPIALRIASHNVILVALALVIYACVMGLQFKQAMHEQADALGESLTTQTATSATELLVSNDILSLNVLLNNLTKNKLVAHAAIYSVDNRILAEAGQRPKPGLLGESGGMYQSKITFQDVTAGQLRISLDMDQFQQPMTISLQSMGILSAILLALALALSLRLGRHISTPLLQLRVWLRDIDEHTPATQRQDEIGDLARQLHASFAPEPEPVPEPEDIDYAEDDDEPGFEVRNLRDPGFDESQPMPAAKPAPRQVVRTAEDDEDDDAFADLRDESVTAEPQPAARPVASNQPQHSAVLAVQLGAQEQLRRLPQARLKELLERYRDCLDQAASLYQGELHTLNDGSTLMLFHTEDSGDDYLTNAICCGELLRALGHQLQIEVADSGITLQLQLGLTLGDGLFGLSQIDLLLTETAQDALALSQHSRNLLLVERKINDNALIRQRARIRPIASPEGACCVERLMEPYPSMLERQLARMHERQA
- a CDS encoding PqiC family protein, encoding MTALRLPILWLAGLLGLAGCSVNQPVSLYQLDSGTPAQPAQSAGMAVLLGPVLIADYLQRETLLQRQPDGSLQAATDGRWAGSLSSDIDQLLLRQVAGHLDSQRVVLAPATQGFTPDVQVLLSITRLDSGKSQPAVLDAQWRLIDRRGKVRENRIVHLQEPHAGTTAAQVQAQGVLLQRLAEQLSVSLKPLANQPPVAEAPRKAAPAPAKPVEKEKDKIPMALPIRTDMEVFRF